The following proteins are encoded in a genomic region of Paenibacillus sp. FSL H3-0469:
- a CDS encoding Tex family protein: MSVDTNQAVKAAEDAAARQEQELILAAIAKELSISLKQVRTTVGLLDEGNTIPFIARYRKEMTGELDENVLRDVEERLGYLRNLGDRKKDVIRSIEEQGKLTPELQASIMKAVKLQEVEDLYRPFKQKRKTRASVAKERGLEPLADWVMEQRRQGVPLEEAAKYIDADKGVESAELALQGAMDIIAENIADDPAIRSWVRQYTASQGILVSEAKDAQQESVYENYYAYREPVHRMPPHRILAINRGERENILKVGIEVVPDKIHAFIIRKLVKGPSPVKELLEAVTEDAYKRLIAPSVEREVRGEMTEKGETQAISIFSGNLRSLLLQPPVKGRHVLGVDPAYRTGCKLAVVDDTGKLLEVAVTYPTPPNNKKREAAAKFKELIAKYGIQLIVIGNGTGSRETEQFTAEVIAEVGDPELAYLIVNEAGASVYSASKLAQEEFPDLDVAERSAASIARRVQDPLAELVKIDPKAIGVGQYQHDVSQKHLEESLRGVVESAVNHVGVDVNTASASLLSYVAGVNTTIAKNIVKFREENGKFTTRKALQKVPRLGAKSYEQCIGFLRIPGGDNTLDRTPIHPESYAVVDKLFRELGLDVKQLGSKEVAEQLSAQDAEELAVKLEVGVPTLRDILESLQRPGRDPREELPLPIFRKDVLKMEDLLPGMEMQGTVRNVIDFGAFVDIGIKNDGLVHISQLSGSYVKHPMDVVSVGDNVTVWVLGVDVKKGRVSLTMRQPREAAGSGE, from the coding sequence TTGAGCGTTGATACGAATCAGGCGGTGAAGGCGGCGGAAGATGCCGCTGCCCGTCAGGAGCAGGAACTGATACTTGCAGCGATTGCGAAGGAGCTGAGCATCAGTCTGAAGCAGGTAAGAACTACGGTGGGGCTGCTCGATGAGGGCAACACCATTCCGTTCATCGCCAGATACCGCAAGGAAATGACCGGGGAGCTGGACGAGAACGTCCTCCGCGATGTCGAAGAACGGCTCGGATATCTGCGTAACCTCGGCGACCGTAAGAAGGATGTGATCCGCAGCATCGAGGAGCAGGGCAAGCTTACTCCTGAGCTGCAGGCGAGTATCATGAAAGCTGTGAAGCTGCAGGAAGTGGAGGATCTGTACCGTCCGTTCAAGCAGAAGCGCAAGACACGGGCCAGTGTCGCCAAGGAGCGGGGACTCGAACCGCTGGCGGATTGGGTCATGGAGCAGAGGCGCCAAGGAGTTCCGCTGGAAGAGGCTGCGAAGTATATCGATGCGGACAAGGGCGTAGAGAGTGCCGAGCTGGCGCTGCAAGGGGCGATGGACATCATTGCCGAGAATATTGCCGATGATCCGGCTATCCGTTCCTGGGTGCGCCAGTATACAGCGAGTCAGGGGATTCTGGTCTCCGAGGCCAAGGATGCCCAGCAGGAAAGTGTATACGAGAATTATTATGCATACCGGGAGCCTGTGCACCGGATGCCGCCGCACCGTATTCTCGCGATCAACCGCGGGGAGCGGGAGAATATCCTCAAGGTCGGCATCGAGGTGGTGCCGGACAAGATTCATGCGTTCATTATCCGCAAGCTGGTGAAGGGGCCTTCTCCGGTCAAGGAGCTGCTGGAGGCAGTGACCGAGGATGCCTACAAGCGGCTGATTGCGCCTTCCGTTGAGCGCGAGGTGCGCGGGGAGATGACAGAGAAGGGGGAGACGCAGGCGATCTCCATCTTCTCAGGTAATCTGCGCAGCCTGCTGCTGCAGCCGCCGGTGAAGGGACGCCATGTTCTGGGCGTCGACCCGGCCTACCGCACCGGCTGCAAGCTGGCCGTCGTGGACGATACCGGCAAGCTGCTGGAGGTGGCGGTCACGTATCCGACGCCGCCGAACAACAAGAAGCGCGAGGCGGCGGCCAAGTTCAAGGAGCTGATCGCCAAATATGGCATCCAGCTCATTGTAATCGGCAACGGCACCGGCTCGCGGGAGACGGAGCAGTTCACGGCCGAGGTGATTGCCGAGGTCGGCGACCCTGAGCTGGCCTACCTGATCGTTAACGAGGCAGGGGCCAGTGTGTATTCGGCCTCCAAGCTGGCGCAGGAGGAGTTCCCGGATCTGGATGTGGCGGAGCGCAGCGCCGCCTCCATCGCCCGCCGCGTGCAGGACCCGCTCGCGGAGCTGGTCAAGATCGATCCGAAGGCCATCGGTGTCGGGCAGTACCAGCATGATGTGTCGCAGAAGCATCTGGAAGAGAGCCTGAGGGGCGTCGTGGAGTCGGCGGTTAACCATGTCGGTGTCGACGTGAATACCGCTTCGGCCTCGCTGCTCTCCTATGTGGCAGGAGTGAATACGACGATTGCCAAGAATATTGTGAAGTTCCGCGAGGAGAACGGCAAGTTCACTACGCGTAAGGCACTGCAGAAGGTGCCGCGCCTGGGCGCGAAATCCTACGAGCAGTGCATCGGCTTCCTGCGTATCCCCGGAGGGGACAATACGCTGGACCGCACGCCGATCCACCCGGAGTCTTACGCGGTGGTGGATAAGTTGTTCCGCGAGCTGGGGCTGGATGTGAAGCAGCTCGGCAGCAAGGAGGTTGCAGAGCAGCTAAGCGCTCAGGATGCGGAAGAGCTGGCGGTGAAGCTGGAAGTGGGCGTGCCTACGCTGCGCGACATCCTGGAGAGTCTTCAGCGTCCGGGCCGCGACCCGCGTGAGGAGCTGCCACTGCCTATCTTCCGCAAGGATGTGCTGAAGATGGAAGACCTGCTGCCCGGCATGGAGATGCAGGGCACGGTACGCAACGTAATCGACTTCGGAGCCTTCGTCGATATCGGGATCAAGAACGACGGGCTGGTTCATATCTCCCAGCTTAGCGGCAGCTATGTGAAGCACCCGATGGATGTGGTCTCCGTCGGCGACAATGTTACCGTATGGGTACTCGGCGTGGATGTGAAGAAGGGCCGCGTCAGCCTGACGATGCGCCAGCCGCGTGAGGCGGCGGGCAGCGGGGAGTAG
- a CDS encoding type II toxin-antitoxin system PemK/MazF family toxin — protein MIVKRGDVFFADLSPVVGSEQGGVRPVLIIQNDIGNRFSPTVIVAAITAQIQKAKLPTHVEIDAAAHGFDRDSVILLEQVRTIDKQRLTDKITHLDDETMKLVDDSLQISLGLIDF, from the coding sequence TTGATTGTTAAACGCGGCGACGTTTTTTTTGCCGACCTTTCACCGGTTGTGGGTTCTGAGCAAGGTGGAGTAAGGCCGGTACTGATCATTCAGAACGATATTGGCAATCGTTTCAGCCCGACTGTGATTGTGGCAGCTATCACTGCCCAGATCCAGAAGGCCAAGCTGCCGACGCATGTCGAGATTGATGCAGCAGCGCATGGCTTTGACCGGGATTCCGTGATTCTGCTGGAGCAGGTTCGTACCATTGACAAGCAACGCTTAACGGATAAAATCACCCACCTGGACGATGAGACCATGAAGCTGGTGGATGATTCGCTGCAAATCAGCCTGGGGCTGATTGATTTCTGA
- a CDS encoding ribbon-helix-helix protein, CopG family, producing the protein MANLQNTKRIMISLPDHLLQEVDGIVQLENSNRSELIRQAMKLYLSDRRKRTIRESMQRGYMEMAKINLTMACEAFLAEEDADSTLGRLVSGV; encoded by the coding sequence GTGGCCAATTTGCAGAACACCAAAAGAATCATGATCAGCTTGCCCGATCATCTCTTGCAGGAAGTAGATGGGATCGTTCAACTGGAGAACTCTAACCGTAGTGAATTGATCAGGCAGGCCATGAAGCTGTACTTGAGCGATCGGAGGAAACGTACCATCCGCGAGTCCATGCAGCGGGGCTATATGGAAATGGCTAAGATTAATTTGACCATGGCATGCGAGGCCTTTCTCGCAGAGGAAGATGCAGACAGTACTCTTGGCCGCTTAGTAAGCGGGGTGTAA
- the alr gene encoding alanine racemase, with the protein MKASYRPTAAEINLDDLRANYEALRGVLPQETKFMGCVKGNAYGHGAVEVTRELERLGADYVSVAFLDEALELRQAGILLPILVLGYTSPEGIAVAWENNITVTLFTPEVLEAVSALPAEKEHRLKVHIKIDSGMGRLGLLPEDAPAFIAEVHAVAQAELEGMFTHFARADEHNKSYTLMQHRRFMSVAEALRDMNITIPIIHTGNSATAIDTPLLSINMVRVGISLYGFYPSAEVNRELVALHPVMTLKTQAVYVKTLPPDSGISYGTRYFTAGDEIIATLPVGYADGYSRMLTGKAEVLIRGRRVPVVGTICMDQCMVSLKSFALEAEQIKAGEEVVLIGRQGTESITADELALHLGTIHYEVICMLAHRVPRVYVRQGMLPNLVNPLLQA; encoded by the coding sequence GTGAAGGCAAGCTATCGGCCGACAGCAGCCGAGATTAACCTGGATGATTTGCGTGCCAACTACGAAGCTTTACGCGGCGTATTGCCGCAGGAGACCAAGTTCATGGGATGCGTCAAAGGAAATGCGTATGGACATGGAGCAGTGGAGGTGACGCGGGAGCTGGAGCGGCTTGGAGCAGATTACGTCAGTGTTGCTTTTCTGGATGAGGCATTGGAGCTGCGTCAGGCGGGAATACTACTTCCTATCCTGGTGCTGGGCTATACTTCACCGGAGGGCATTGCCGTAGCCTGGGAGAACAATATTACCGTTACACTGTTCACACCGGAGGTACTGGAAGCGGTTAGCGCCCTTCCTGCAGAGAAGGAGCACCGGCTGAAGGTACACATCAAGATTGACAGCGGAATGGGAAGACTGGGATTATTGCCGGAGGATGCGCCCGCATTCATCGCTGAGGTGCATGCGGTGGCACAGGCGGAGCTTGAAGGCATGTTCACCCATTTTGCCAGAGCAGACGAACACAATAAAAGCTATACACTAATGCAGCACCGACGTTTCATGAGCGTGGCGGAGGCGCTTCGGGACATGAACATTACCATCCCGATCATACATACGGGCAATAGCGCTACGGCCATTGATACACCTCTACTATCCATTAACATGGTGCGTGTAGGCATAAGCTTGTACGGATTCTACCCCTCGGCTGAGGTGAACCGCGAGCTGGTGGCCTTGCACCCGGTAATGACGCTGAAGACGCAGGCTGTATATGTCAAAACCCTGCCGCCTGACTCAGGCATCAGCTACGGCACCCGGTACTTCACGGCAGGCGATGAGATCATCGCTACGCTCCCCGTGGGGTACGCTGACGGATATTCCCGCATGCTAACAGGCAAAGCGGAGGTGCTAATACGCGGACGCCGCGTTCCTGTCGTCGGAACAATCTGCATGGACCAGTGTATGGTATCACTCAAATCTTTCGCTCTTGAAGCGGAACAAATCAAAGCAGGCGAAGAGGTTGTACTCATCGGCCGCCAGGGCACCGAGTCGATCACGGCAGATGAACTGGCGCTCCATTTAGGGACGATCCACTACGAAGTAATCTGTATGCTGGCTCACCGGGTACCGCGCGTGTATGTACGCCAAGGTATGTTACCCAACCTCGTCAATCCCTTGCTGCAAGCCTAA
- a CDS encoding TetR/AcrR family transcriptional regulator, translated as MKGRSDGEETKSRILEHATSLFAQKGYGAVSMNEVCTAAKVSKGSLYHHFPGKDELFLYVVEVDTLKWLKEWEELRSGISGTEARLYALGDHYAKDIQNPLIHALEEYGRSHTLSEEIRERLSHIFESVTEACRVLLQEGMDSGYLIRGDLENYVITLSAMLEGISRVHEITGRTDTPETIRAYYRAGIKILLQGIGSGKME; from the coding sequence ATGAAGGGACGCTCAGATGGAGAAGAAACGAAGAGCCGGATTCTGGAGCATGCGACCAGTTTATTTGCGCAAAAAGGCTACGGTGCTGTAAGCATGAACGAGGTCTGCACAGCCGCGAAGGTCAGCAAGGGCAGTCTGTATCACCATTTTCCGGGCAAGGATGAATTGTTCCTGTACGTGGTGGAGGTGGATACCCTGAAGTGGCTCAAGGAGTGGGAGGAGCTGCGGAGCGGGATTAGCGGAACAGAAGCCCGTCTATACGCGCTTGGGGATCATTATGCAAAAGATATCCAGAATCCGCTGATTCATGCCCTGGAGGAATACGGAAGATCTCATACGCTGTCGGAGGAGATCCGTGAGCGCCTCTCACATATTTTCGAATCGGTGACAGAGGCCTGCCGTGTACTGCTGCAAGAGGGGATGGATTCCGGTTATTTGATCCGTGGTGATCTGGAGAACTATGTAATCACGCTCAGCGCCATGCTGGAGGGAATCAGCCGGGTCCATGAGATCACAGGGCGGACCGATACCCCGGAGACGATCAGGGCATACTACCGTGCGGGAATTAAGATCCTGCTTCAGGGGATAGGTTCCGGGAAGATGGAGTAA
- a CDS encoding sigma-70 family RNA polymerase sigma factor codes for MQERALLPLIHDRVPAHIETELEFAAVFEAYYKRIFNYIAYRVNCRYTAEDLASQVFEKTLSKLPGYSPEKAPLEVWLFAIARNVVNDYYRSRARQRFFSLDSIRELVSGKKEPETLILGRERSDRLQVALDTLSPKERNLIALKFGADLKNTEIARITGISESNVGVILYRSMRKLKSEIGSVEEL; via the coding sequence ATGCAAGAGCGCGCATTGCTGCCTTTGATACATGATAGAGTTCCTGCTCATATAGAGACAGAGCTTGAGTTTGCAGCAGTTTTTGAAGCCTATTATAAACGGATATTCAACTATATCGCCTACCGGGTGAACTGCCGTTACACCGCAGAGGATCTGGCCAGCCAGGTGTTCGAGAAGACGCTGTCCAAGCTGCCCGGTTACTCCCCGGAGAAAGCGCCGCTTGAGGTGTGGCTGTTCGCCATTGCCCGCAACGTTGTGAATGATTATTACCGGAGCCGCGCGCGGCAGCGCTTCTTCTCACTGGACAGTATCCGGGAGCTGGTGTCTGGCAAAAAAGAGCCGGAGACGCTCATCCTCGGCAGAGAGCGCAGCGATAGGCTGCAGGTGGCGCTGGACACGCTCAGCCCGAAGGAACGTAACCTCATCGCCCTGAAGTTCGGGGCGGATCTGAAGAATACGGAGATTGCCCGGATTACCGGAATCTCGGAGAGCAATGTCGGAGTCATTCTCTATCGCAGCATGCGAAAATTGAAATCCGAAATAGGGAGTGTGGAAGAGCTATGA
- a CDS encoding MFS transporter — protein sequence MKAGVPVQQQAGSPEAVKAVPGWITFLLAVSCGLIVANLYYTQTLVGPIGQAIHLSAGATGLIVTLTQIGYVAGLLFIVPLSDIIENRRLTVMSLILVVAALVLSVLAPNAPLFLAASLLIGLGSVAAQVLVPYASYLATEEDRGRVVGNVMSGLLLGIMFARPVASFMAGLWGWKSIFIVSAIVTALLTLLLSRVLPARKPAPGLSYGQLLRSLGQLLTHTPVLRRRALYQASLFGAFSLFWTTVPLHLSSEFHLSQQGIALFALAGVGGAVAAPIAGRLADKGWTRLLTGLGISLAAVSFILAYVLRDDSNLTLDLLVLTAILLDMSVSGNLVLGQRAIYSLGNETRGRLNGLFMAIFFIGGAVGSSLGGWAYAYGGWSLTTLIGLALPVLALIYFLTGKKEQA from the coding sequence ATGAAGGCTGGAGTTCCAGTGCAACAACAAGCAGGTTCCCCTGAAGCCGTAAAGGCTGTTCCAGGCTGGATCACTTTTCTGCTGGCCGTATCCTGCGGACTGATCGTAGCGAATCTTTATTATACCCAGACGCTGGTTGGGCCCATCGGGCAGGCGATTCATCTGTCGGCCGGAGCGACAGGGCTAATTGTTACCCTGACGCAGATCGGTTACGTAGCCGGACTGCTGTTCATTGTCCCGCTCAGCGATATTATTGAGAACCGCCGGCTGACGGTGATGTCGCTGATTCTGGTTGTGGCCGCCCTGGTGCTATCCGTCCTGGCACCGAATGCACCGCTGTTCCTGGCCGCATCCTTGCTGATCGGACTGGGCTCGGTAGCGGCGCAGGTCCTGGTGCCCTATGCCTCCTATCTGGCCACAGAGGAAGATCGCGGCCGCGTAGTAGGCAATGTAATGAGCGGACTGCTGCTGGGCATTATGTTCGCCCGCCCGGTCGCCAGCTTCATGGCCGGATTATGGGGCTGGAAATCCATCTTCATCGTTTCGGCTATCGTGACTGCGCTGCTGACGTTGTTACTATCCCGTGTTCTGCCCGCCCGGAAGCCCGCTCCCGGCTTGAGTTACGGACAATTACTCCGCTCTCTGGGCCAATTGCTCACGCACACGCCGGTACTGCGGCGCCGCGCTCTATACCAGGCCAGCCTGTTCGGCGCGTTCAGTCTGTTCTGGACGACCGTTCCCTTGCACCTGTCCAGTGAGTTTCATCTGTCGCAGCAAGGAATCGCCCTGTTTGCCCTGGCTGGGGTGGGCGGAGCTGTAGCCGCGCCGATTGCGGGACGACTGGCTGACAAGGGCTGGACCCGGTTGCTGACCGGTCTTGGCATTTCGCTTGCTGCGGTATCCTTCATTCTGGCTTATGTGCTCCGGGATGATTCCAATCTTACCCTCGACCTGCTGGTGCTGACGGCGATTCTGCTCGATATGAGCGTGTCCGGCAATCTGGTCTTGGGACAACGGGCGATCTATTCACTGGGCAATGAGACCCGGGGGCGGCTGAACGGCTTGTTCATGGCGATTTTCTTCATTGGAGGCGCCGTAGGATCATCACTCGGGGGCTGGGCCTACGCTTACGGCGGCTGGAGTCTGACAACCCTAATCGGGCTGGCACTGCCAGTGCTGGCGCTGATCTACTTTTTGACCGGGAAGAAGGAGCAAGCTTGA
- a CDS encoding MFS transporter: protein MSLLLKNRGAMLLLMLNIFLAFTGIGLVVPIMPTYMNELGIGGSVVGLLVAAFSLTQLLVSPFAGRLSDKMGRKKIIVGGLAVFAFSELLFGLANASWMLFVSRMLGGIGAAMIMPAVMAYVADTTTSEERAKGMGFINAAITTGFIIGPGIGGYLAELGIRVPFFAAAGAAAIVAVITLLVLPESRSAELREEARTMEGNSDSLIMQLMRSYREPYFFGLIIVFVLSFGLANYETVFGLFVDHKFAFTPKDIAFVLTFGSIAGAVVQITAFSWILNKFGESRVISACLMIAGLSILLTLFVHGFVAIVSVTFVVFLAMDILRPAVGTQLSKMADDSQQGLVMGMNSAYTSLGNIAGPIVAGVLFDLDINFPYAVAALVLFISFILSVGYARRRRSKQVTAVR from the coding sequence ATGTCATTACTGTTAAAAAACCGGGGAGCGATGCTGCTCCTGATGTTGAATATCTTTTTGGCGTTCACGGGGATTGGGCTGGTTGTCCCTATTATGCCTACCTATATGAACGAGCTGGGCATTGGCGGAAGTGTGGTCGGACTGCTGGTGGCAGCCTTCTCGCTGACGCAGCTGCTGGTCTCGCCCTTCGCCGGAAGACTGTCGGATAAGATGGGCCGTAAAAAAATCATCGTCGGCGGTCTGGCCGTATTTGCCTTCTCGGAGCTTCTGTTCGGTCTGGCCAATGCCTCCTGGATGCTGTTCGTATCCAGAATGCTTGGCGGTATCGGTGCCGCGATGATTATGCCTGCGGTTATGGCTTATGTGGCAGACACCACTACCTCGGAGGAGCGGGCCAAGGGCATGGGCTTCATCAACGCAGCCATTACCACAGGCTTCATCATCGGGCCGGGCATCGGCGGCTATCTTGCGGAGCTGGGCATCCGCGTTCCCTTCTTCGCCGCTGCGGGAGCGGCTGCCATTGTTGCGGTTATTACCTTGCTGGTTTTGCCGGAATCGCGTTCAGCGGAGCTGCGGGAAGAAGCAAGAACGATGGAAGGGAATAGCGATAGCCTAATCATGCAGCTCATGCGCTCGTATCGCGAGCCTTATTTCTTCGGATTAATTATTGTATTCGTGTTGTCCTTCGGACTGGCCAACTATGAGACGGTATTCGGACTGTTCGTAGATCATAAATTCGCGTTCACCCCTAAGGATATTGCGTTTGTCCTGACGTTCGGCTCTATTGCCGGGGCGGTGGTGCAGATTACCGCATTCAGCTGGATTCTGAACAAATTCGGAGAGAGCCGGGTCATTTCCGCCTGTCTGATGATCGCGGGCCTGTCGATTCTCCTGACGCTGTTCGTGCATGGCTTCGTGGCGATTGTATCTGTGACCTTTGTTGTTTTTCTGGCTATGGATATTCTTCGCCCGGCGGTCGGCACCCAGCTGTCCAAGATGGCAGATGATTCGCAGCAGGGCCTGGTGATGGGAATGAACTCCGCGTATACGAGCCTTGGCAATATTGCCGGCCCGATTGTGGCGGGTGTCCTGTTCGACCTGGATATTAATTTCCCTTATGCGGTGGCTGCGCTCGTCTTGTTCATCAGCTTCATACTGTCGGTAGGCTATGCCCGGCGGAGAAGAAGCAAGCAGGTTACTGCGGTGCGCTAG
- a CDS encoding TetR/AcrR family transcriptional regulator, translating to MEKKRGRPRNTEAKNAILNASYELLLETGFSAVTVEKIAEQAQVSKATIYKWWPNKAAVVMDGYLYAANARLPIPDTGSAKEDILIHAGTLAQFLTSREGKVITELIGEGQSDAGLAEAYRSRYFGPRRQEAWKLFERGIARGELKQGLDIGSCIDLIYGPIFYRLLLTGGNLDEDSVRALVSLALQALEA from the coding sequence ATGGAGAAAAAAAGAGGCCGTCCGCGCAACACCGAGGCCAAGAACGCTATTCTGAACGCTTCATATGAATTATTGCTGGAGACCGGCTTCAGCGCAGTTACCGTGGAGAAGATCGCGGAGCAGGCCCAGGTCAGTAAGGCAACGATCTATAAATGGTGGCCGAATAAAGCGGCGGTTGTGATGGACGGATATCTGTACGCTGCTAACGCCAGACTACCGATCCCCGATACCGGTTCCGCCAAAGAGGACATTCTGATTCATGCAGGAACACTCGCGCAGTTCCTCACCAGCCGGGAAGGTAAAGTCATTACGGAGCTGATCGGTGAAGGGCAGTCCGATGCCGGACTGGCGGAGGCGTACCGGAGCAGATATTTCGGCCCGCGCCGCCAGGAGGCCTGGAAGCTGTTCGAACGTGGAATTGCCCGGGGGGAACTGAAGCAGGGACTCGATATCGGGAGTTGTATCGATTTGATCTACGGCCCTATTTTTTACCGGTTGCTGCTGACCGGAGGAAACTTGGACGAAGACTCCGTCAGAGCCCTGGTCTCACTTGCCCTTCAGGCGCTTGAGGCTTGA
- a CDS encoding outer membrane lipoprotein carrier protein LolA, with protein MRRITWVLAIIMSVALVLAGCGKKDSASVVKDLNQVSDKLESKQGAYQGSGTMTLYTGEQPQDYKVEVWYKNPSYYRISLSNVQKDVKQIVLRNDEGVFVLTPSLGKSFRFQSDWPDSQGQVYLYQTLLKGIVSDNNRQFVEDGDNYVFEVAANYQSSALVRQKIWLNKKTYEPKQVQVSDSEAKVVVNVTFDSFKFDPEFTADSFDMQKNMAAGSPSENTMAEVDQDGNPVVSEDGEQTGEPVTAELGDFGIIEPAYIPAGVKLKDTNKIEGSKDHAVLIRYDGVYQYTIMEARPLDRAVSLAPGTLVDLGFTAGLLSGDEQQTLTWMSEGVEYRITSANLPVPEMMQIAASMEEQSGK; from the coding sequence ATGCGCCGGATAACATGGGTACTCGCGATCATTATGAGCGTGGCCTTAGTATTGGCGGGGTGCGGGAAGAAGGATTCCGCCTCTGTGGTCAAGGATCTGAATCAAGTGTCTGACAAGCTGGAGAGCAAGCAGGGAGCTTATCAGGGCTCAGGCACGATGACCTTGTACACCGGGGAGCAGCCGCAGGATTACAAGGTGGAGGTATGGTATAAGAACCCTTCGTATTACCGGATCAGCCTGTCGAACGTCCAGAAGGACGTGAAGCAGATTGTGCTGCGCAATGATGAGGGCGTATTCGTTCTGACCCCAAGCCTGGGCAAAAGCTTCCGCTTCCAGAGCGACTGGCCGGACAGCCAGGGTCAGGTGTATCTGTACCAGACGCTGCTGAAGGGGATTGTCTCCGACAACAACCGGCAGTTCGTGGAGGACGGGGATAATTATGTGTTCGAGGTCGCTGCCAACTATCAGAGCAGTGCGCTGGTCCGCCAGAAGATCTGGCTGAACAAAAAGACCTATGAGCCGAAGCAGGTACAGGTATCGGATTCCGAAGCCAAGGTTGTGGTGAATGTGACCTTCGACAGCTTCAAGTTCGATCCGGAATTCACAGCAGACTCCTTCGATATGCAGAAGAATATGGCAGCCGGCAGCCCTTCCGAGAACACGATGGCGGAAGTGGATCAGGATGGCAATCCGGTGGTCTCTGAAGATGGTGAACAGACCGGTGAGCCGGTTACGGCCGAGCTGGGCGACTTCGGGATCATTGAGCCGGCTTACATTCCGGCCGGTGTGAAGCTGAAGGACACCAATAAGATTGAAGGCAGCAAGGACCATGCGGTGCTGATCCGCTATGACGGCGTCTACCAGTATACGATTATGGAAGCCCGTCCGCTGGACCGTGCGGTGTCGCTGGCTCCCGGAACACTGGTCGATCTGGGCTTCACGGCAGGCCTGCTTAGCGGGGATGAGCAGCAGACGCTGACCTGGATGAGCGAAGGTGTAGAGTACCGGATTACAAGCGCAAATCTGCCAGTTCCAGAAATGATGCAAATAGCCGCTTCTATGGAGGAACAATCGGGTAAATAA
- a CDS encoding DUF4367 domain-containing protein, protein MSKKKKAVQPDFTEQEIQELGGYLASQDFSRESDPAAVLRQVRSRSIQRQQEDDSMKNNQRIRRPVMIAASLLVAAVVSVSFVRPSFAEEILERVLKSVHLDNIEVAQMDGSHPKEFPAAWKGKIFDQDGNPVTSLNPMPEAIFNAAGEAIVNFDGDKLITLSGQEQLDKEASEQKFTVKEAAKLDQYALFKVKLPEYLPEGFAFDHGEFYKDEEGVSGQIVELFFGSKDKTKRIWMQLRLANEENAFSMATDDKVEQVKLKGTDAVLVGGRSLDWEANGVMYGLSTRGLDRAEVLKIAESINW, encoded by the coding sequence ATGAGCAAGAAGAAGAAGGCGGTGCAGCCGGATTTTACGGAGCAGGAGATTCAGGAGCTAGGGGGTTATCTGGCAAGCCAGGACTTCTCCAGGGAGTCCGATCCGGCGGCGGTTCTCCGCCAGGTGAGAAGCCGCTCCATTCAGAGACAACAGGAGGATGATAGTATGAAGAACAACCAACGGATCAGACGTCCGGTGATGATTGCAGCTTCCCTGCTGGTGGCAGCCGTGGTGAGCGTGTCTTTCGTGAGACCTTCTTTCGCGGAAGAAATACTGGAACGTGTGCTGAAGTCCGTCCATCTGGACAACATCGAGGTCGCTCAGATGGACGGAAGCCACCCTAAGGAGTTCCCGGCGGCCTGGAAGGGCAAGATATTTGACCAGGACGGTAATCCGGTGACCTCGTTGAACCCCATGCCTGAAGCCATCTTCAATGCAGCCGGGGAGGCCATCGTCAATTTCGACGGGGATAAGCTGATTACCCTGAGCGGGCAGGAGCAGCTTGACAAGGAAGCGTCAGAGCAGAAGTTTACCGTCAAGGAGGCAGCGAAGCTGGATCAATACGCCCTTTTCAAGGTAAAGCTGCCGGAATACCTGCCTGAGGGCTTTGCCTTTGACCACGGGGAGTTCTATAAGGATGAGGAGGGCGTAAGCGGGCAGATTGTTGAGCTGTTCTTTGGCAGCAAGGATAAGACTAAGCGAATCTGGATGCAGCTGCGCCTGGCCAATGAGGAGAATGCCTTTTCAATGGCAACTGACGACAAGGTGGAGCAGGTGAAGCTTAAGGGGACGGATGCGGTTCTGGTCGGTGGCAGAAGCCTGGACTGGGAAGCGAACGGCGTGATGTACGGCCTCAGCACCCGCGGCCTGGACCGGGCTGAGGTGCTGAAGATCGCAGAGTCGATTAACTGGTAA